A window of the Plutella xylostella chromosome 11, ilPluXylo3.1, whole genome shotgun sequence genome harbors these coding sequences:
- the LOC119694654 gene encoding uncharacterized protein LOC119694654 produces MSSSPDILTDSSQETRKRPRDDEQSSTPKGKRVIVDPDLASASIQTIFTHPSLDATKVYDDSDPGPFIVHVTQESSSGSTAPAASSPLRAIKFGQFLYKNKISDITRDGVKMTGRNRVTVEFRSAKAANEFIKHPALTTNKFKAVIPTYHITRMGVARRVPLDLSMDEFVGSLDLPAGCGIVLKARRISRKVVNNGNTSYVPTQTIVITFRGQLLPEKIFSYRAAVEIERYTYPTIQCHACCRFGHMKASCRSKPRCYKCAQPHLGETCDADPPTCIYCSGSHASTSKNCPEQARQKSIKVIMSQDSISFAEADARLPKSRKSFAEVTASQPIGPPANKSYKKTVYTQRRPRSPLSPGYDRLAHQALISSPSSSLPNGSALNSITSITPNDNLLDNLLSLVVSLLAKFSDTIPPHVALKLKELTSFTQNGSEPDPGPPVECSEP; encoded by the coding sequence ATGTCTTCCTCACCTGATATACTCACGGACTCTTCCCAGGAGACGCGAAAGCGCCCTAGGGATGATGAACAAAGTTCAACACCAAAAGGTAAGCGTGTTATTGTCGACCCCGACTTAGCATCCGCAAGCATACAAACCATATTCACGCACCCTAGTCTCGACGCCACCAAGGTGTACGACGACTCTGACCCCGGCCCATTCATCGTACATGTCACCCAGGAAAGCTCGTCGGGAAGTACAGCTCCAGCTGCTTCGTCCCCGCTTAGGGCTATCAAGTTCGGTcaatttttgtacaaaaataaaatttccgaCATCACAAGGGATGGTGTCAAAATGACAGGCCGCAACAGGGTCACTGTAGAATTTAGGTCTGCGAAGGCAGCCAATGAATTTATCAAGCATCCTGCCCTGACTACAAACAAATTTAAGGCTGTAATTCCAACCTACCACATCACCCGGATGGGTGTTGCTAGGCGAGTACCACTTGATCTCTCCATGGATGAGTTTGTAGGTTCCTTGGACCTCCCGGCTGGCTGTGGTATTGTCCTAAAAGCCCGGAGAATTAGCCGAAAAGTAGTTAACAACGGAAATACTTCCTACGTCCCCACTCAGACCATTGTCATCACCTTTAGAGGTCAACTTCTCCCAGAGAAAATTTTCTCCTACCGTGCAGCGGTAGAAATTGAAAGGTATACTTACCCGACAATTCAGTGCCATGCTTGCTGCAGGTTTGGCCATATGAAGGCTAGTTGCCGGTCCAAGCCTCGCTGCTACAAGTGTGCCCAGCCACACTTGGGTGAGACTTGCGATGCCGACCCTCCCACTTGCATCTACTGTTCCGGAAGTCATGCCTCCACTAGTAAAAATTGTCCTGAGCAAGCCAGACAGAAATCCATTAAAGTCATTATGTCGCAGGACAGCATCTCTTTCGCTGAAGCCGATGCTCGACTTCCTAAGAGCAGAAAATCATTTGCTGAAGTTACTGCTTCACAACCTATTGGCCCACCTGCAAACAAATCATACAAAAAGACTGTATACACACAGCGTAGGCCTAGGTCTCCCCTCAGTCCTGGTTACGACAGACTTGCCCATCAGGCACTTATCTCTTCCCCATCTTCCTCACTTCCTAATGGAAGTGCCCTCAACTCTATCACTTCTATCACCCCTAATGACAACTTATTAGACAATCTTCTTTCCTTAGTTGTTAGTCTGCTGG